In Drosophila suzukii chromosome Y, CBGP_Dsuzu_IsoJpt1.0, whole genome shotgun sequence, the following proteins share a genomic window:
- the LOC139353607 gene encoding uncharacterized protein, translated as MSNTPIEGYLLLRGPTHLTSRIFVGNLPPCSRKELAQLCARYGKVLGTIIETFGFLQFESERQANIAILALHQSRFKAKTLTVHSATFQSVEEHGHDSRQFGEDVLVAEADSSGQDLIADCEIIAMDLQGFRGAMRIRDRLIAKGLCTEVRSPIAMDDNEPLSSLEELAALGTQYAIVLTSDQAIEMVVSDFNRRHVFNSADGVRD; from the exons ATGTCCAATACGCCGATCGAAGGATATTTGCTGCTCAGGGGACCAACCCATCTTACCAGTCGAATCTTCGTAGGAAACCTGCCGCCATGCAGCCGCAAGGAACTTGCTCAGCTATGTGCACGTTATGGAAAAGTTTTGGGTACAATAATTGAGACGTTTGGTTTTCTTCAGTTCGAGAGTGAAAGACAGGCCAACATAGCTATTCTGGCTCTGCACCAGTCGCGATTCAAGGCCAAAACCCTGACTGTCCACAGCGCCACCTTTCAATCTGTGGAGGAACACGGACATGACTCCAGACAGTTCGGGGAGGATGTGCTCGTCGCCGAGGCCGACTCTTCGGGGCAGGATCTGATTGCCGACTGCGAGATCATAGCCATGGATCTCCAAGGCTTCCGAGGTGCTATGCGCATCCGGGATCGCCTCATCGCCAAGGGACTGTGCACGGAAGTTCGCTCACCGATCGCAATGGATGATAACGAACCGCTCTCCAGTCTGGAGGAGCTCGCAGCACTTGGCACCCAGTACGCCATTGTCTTGACGTCC GATCAGGCCATCGAGATGGTTGTGTCGGACTTCAACCGCCGCCATGTCTTTAATTCAGCGGATGGTGTTCGTGACTGA